A region of the Pseudomonadota bacterium genome:
CAGCGACGAACAGCGTGCCGTCGACCCCGGTGTAGAGGTTGCGAACCCGGCCGGGCGTCTCGAGCAGGACGGCGTGTTCCGCCACGCCGTCCCCCGCTGCAGTCAGCCGGACGCGGTGAATTTCGGCGAATTTCAACGACCCGACCAGCAGCTCGCCGGCGAGCTCGGGCAGCGCCGGGTCCTGCACCACGGCAAGGCCGGAGGGTGCGATGCTCGGCGTCCAGTGCATCAGCGGCGACACCGTGCCATCGAGTGCCGTGTGCGGTGTGATTTCCGTGCCGTAGTAGTTGATACCGAAGGTCGCAAGCGGCCAGCCGTAGTTGGCAGCGCGCTCGACCCGGTTCAGCTCGTCACCGCCCCGCGGGCCGTGTTCGTGCAGGATCAGCGCGTCGCTGTCCGGCAGGCGCACCATGCCTTGAGGGTTGCGGTGCCCCCACGACCAGACCGACGCGACCGCGCCCGACCGGTCGACGAAGGGGTTGTCCGCCGGTACGCGGCCGTCGTCGTGCACCCGGTGCACCTTGCCGGCCACGCGACCGAGGTCCTGC
Encoded here:
- a CDS encoding PQQ-dependent sugar dehydrogenase; translation: LIRIADGGRGARTELGGVPEVASKGQGGLLDLALHPDYATNGWLYFSYARPQRGGSQTAVARARLTDSALVDVETVFAPAQASRGGRHYGSRLAFDRDGYLYITVGDRGDRDRNPQDLGRVAGKVHRVHDDGRVPADNPFVDRSGAVASVWSWGHRNPQGMVRLPDSDALILHEHGPRGGDELNRVERAANYGWPLATFGINYYGTEITPHTALDGTVSPLMHWTPSIAPSGLAVVQDPALPELAGELLVGSLKFAEIHRVRLTAAGDGVAEHAVLLETPGRVRNLYTGVDGTLFVAVTGSGLYKLVRD